One window of Heptranchias perlo isolate sHepPer1 chromosome 15, sHepPer1.hap1, whole genome shotgun sequence genomic DNA carries:
- the LOC137332825 gene encoding zinc finger protein ZIC 1-like, with protein MTAVPRFSGYPLSHVYPGESNPDLSVAPPHSAAEHLGHSLKLSPSHNISEYPESAVPPCVSYSAPYQSYSGFSGHGIGSSRDLLPRRDFSAPSMPGLSDQHSATSSQHGAFVSATRRYHDCSSHAETGGHPFIPGLHDQSLRGTSSARAVNEQIPIGIPGELIARSRHYNQVTGPRSDHYVTSLLQSYNPINLNLSLASHGGTGPFFRYLKQPIKRELICKWSSQEQTSKNSCSKTFSNMHELVAHLTVEHIGGAEQITHVCYWENCPREGKAFKAKYKLINHVRVHTGEKPFPCPFPGCEKVFARSENLKIHKRTHTGEKPFKCEFEGCDRRFANSSDRKKHSHVHTSDKPYICKIKDCDKSYTHPSSLRKHMKMHCKPTVSMNYEREAFTGISYSDTESDISSGDPLSTRATTSSCPLPYNRSEGKFAPSPAVKLGSMLPTRLEDRLDPSTKARAGVPLAPLPSVRAEDRIDQMLAVRPETSSGQLASSRPEVRLDPSPGIKPFSRLPSTLSEFSNQLASARSDLRIDPLSLIRSGITPGPLPSTWSEVSRFLDECLLRGQTYKVRLQCRTPDSCEESTGFTAGGHRGANGEISGYPEHRGRGHAFD; from the exons ATGACGGCCGTGCCAAGATTCAGTGGCTACCCTCTCTCACATGTTTACCCTGGGGAGAGTAATCCCGATCTCAGCGTGGCGCCGCCACATTCGGCCGCAGAACACTtgggacactccttaaaactcagCCCCTCGCACAATATATCAGAATATCCCGAGAGCGCAGTCCCGCCCTGTGTGAGTTACTCAGCCCCCTATCAATCCTATTCGGGCTTTAGCGGCCACGGCATAGGATCCAGCAGGGATCTCCTCCCCAGGCGCGATTTCTCAGCACCCTCCATGCCTGGACTGTCGGATCAACATTCTGCCACAAGTTCTCAACATGGCGCGTTTGTCTCAGCCACAAGAAGGTACCATGACTGTAGCAGCCACGCCGAAACTGGAGGCCACCCTTTCATCCCTGGTTTGCATGACCAGAGCCTTCGAGGCACCTCGTCCGCTAGGGCTGTCAATGAACAGATACCCATAGGTATACCAGGGGAGCTCATTGCGAGGTCACGCCACTATAACCAAGTGACGGGTCCAAGAAGCGATCATTACGTTACATCTTTACTTCAAAGCTATAACCCGATTAATCTGAACTTGAGTTTAGCTAGTCATGGCGGGACGGGTCCATTTTTTAGATACTTGAAGCAACCCATCAAACGAGAGTTGATCTGCAAGTGGAGTAGCCAGGAACAGACGTCCAAGAATTCCTGCTCCAAAACATTCAGCAACATGCACGAGTTAGTAGCTCACCTGACGGTGGAGCATATTGGAGGAGCTGAGCAGATAACTCACGTCTGTTACTGGGAGAACTGTCCAAGGGAAGGGAAGGCTTTCAAAGCCAAGTACAAGCTTATAAATCACGTCAGAGTCCACACCGGAGAGAAGCCATTCCCTTGCCCATTTCCCGGCTGTGAAAAAGTGTTTGCCAGATCAGAAAATCTGAAGATACACAAGAGGACTCACACAG GTGAAAAACCTTTCAAGTGTGAATTCGAAGGCTGTGACAGAAGATTTGCAAACAGCAGTGATCGGAAGAAACACTCTCACGTTCACACAAGTGACAAACCATACATCTGTAAAATTAAAGACTGTGATAAATCATACACACACCCAAGTTCCCTTCGAAAGCACATGAAAATGCATTGCAAACCGACCGTCTCAATGAACTATGAGCGCGAGGCTTTTACTGGAATATCGTATTCTGACACAGAAAGTGACATTTCTTCCGGGGACCCTTTGTCAACCAGGGCCACTACCTCATCCTGCCCGTTACCCTATAATCGTTCGGAGGGCAAATTCGCTCCATCGCCTGCGGTCAAGTTGGGTTCGATGCTTCCCACTAGGCTTGAGGACAGATTGGATCCGTCCACTAAAGCCAGAGCTGGTGTGCCCTTAGCTCCGTTACCCTCAGTCAGAGCTGAAGATAGAATTGACCAGATGCTAGCAGTTAGACCTGAAACCTCCTCGGGCCAATTAGCTTCCAGTCGGCCCGAAGTTAGACTGGACCCATCGCCTGGAATCAAACCGTTCAGCAGGTTGCCTTCAACCCTGTCCGAATTCAGTAACCAACTGGCTTCAGCTCGCTCTGATCTGAGAATAGACCCATTATCTTTGATACGATCGGGTATCACACCTGGTCCATTGCCTTCAACCTGGTCGGAAG TTTCGAGATTTCTGGACGAGTGCCTATTACGAGGTCAGACGTATAAAGTGCGTTTGCAA TGTCGAACCCCTGATTCTTGTGAAGAATCCACCGGTTTCACTGCAGGTGGTCACCGCGGAGCGAACGGCGAGATTTCAGGGTACCCAGAACACCGGGGTCGGGGCCACGCGTTTGATTAG